In one Pseudomonas tensinigenes genomic region, the following are encoded:
- a CDS encoding N-acetyltransferase: MRRKGKGTELRNQTLKSESRKLAHQTMSMDPEALAAGVDTLSLRIDPITPVAINAFHQWTGPVGYPWDAVLDWKTKDAKGLDLAFWYEEELCGLCYATPRRSTICVKIVLQGHTCKTNTLRGWIAPMALLTTEFYARKLGCTQIEVQEPDSGAIPYYQTLGFYFDTTGRLVFPLDDQ, from the coding sequence ATGCGAAGAAAAGGCAAAGGTACCGAGCTTCGAAATCAGACACTCAAATCTGAATCGCGCAAACTTGCACATCAAACAATGTCCATGGACCCAGAAGCCCTGGCAGCTGGAGTTGATACCCTATCACTCAGGATCGATCCGATTACTCCAGTAGCAATCAACGCATTCCACCAGTGGACCGGCCCCGTTGGGTATCCCTGGGACGCTGTTTTGGACTGGAAGACCAAAGATGCAAAAGGGCTGGACTTGGCGTTTTGGTACGAAGAAGAACTGTGCGGACTGTGCTACGCAACGCCGCGAAGAAGCACGATCTGCGTGAAAATCGTTTTACAGGGACACACATGCAAGACGAATACCTTGCGGGGCTGGATCGCGCCGATGGCATTGCTGACAACAGAGTTCTACGCCCGGAAGCTGGGGTGCACGCAAATCGAAGTACAAGAGCCAGACTCAGGCGCCATTCCTTACTATCAAACGCTGGGATTTTATTTTGATACAACCGGTCGCCTTGTCTTTCCATTGGACGACCAATAA
- a CDS encoding YifB family Mg chelatase-like AAA ATPase, producing MSLSIVHSRAQIGVEAPAVTVEVHLANGLPSLTMVGLPEAAVKESKDRVRSAIINSGLQFPARRITLNLAPADLPKDGGRFDLAIALGILSASVQVPCLTLDDVECLGELALSGAVRAVRGVLPAALAARKAGRALVVPRANAEEACLASGLKVFAVDHLLEAVAHFNGHTPVEPYVSDGLMHASKPYPDLNEVQGQVAAKRALLIAAAGAHNLLFSGPPGTGKTLLASRLPGLLPPLAESEALEVAAIQSVASGAPLTHWPQRPFRQPHHSASGPALVGGSSKPQPGEITLAHHGVLFLDELPEFDRKVLEVLREPLESGHIVIARAKDRVRFPARFQLVAAMNPCPCGYLGEPSGKCSCTPDMVQRYRNKLSGPLLDRIDLHLTVAREATALNPAIKPGEDSASAAALVAEARERQQKRQGCANAFLDLPGLKKHCKLSTVDEKWLESACERLTLSLRSAHRLLKVARTLADLEQVDAIKREHLAEALQYRPATP from the coding sequence ATGTCCCTCTCCATCGTCCACAGTCGCGCCCAGATAGGCGTGGAAGCCCCCGCTGTCACCGTCGAAGTCCATCTGGCCAACGGTCTGCCGTCGCTGACCATGGTCGGCCTGCCCGAGGCGGCGGTGAAGGAGAGCAAGGATCGGGTGCGCAGCGCGATCATCAATTCCGGGCTGCAGTTTCCGGCGCGGCGGATCACTTTGAATCTGGCGCCGGCGGATCTGCCAAAGGATGGCGGGCGGTTTGATCTGGCGATTGCCTTGGGGATTCTGTCGGCGAGTGTGCAAGTGCCGTGTCTGACGCTGGATGATGTGGAATGTCTGGGTGAGTTGGCGTTGTCCGGCGCCGTACGAGCGGTGCGTGGCGTGTTGCCGGCAGCACTTGCGGCGCGCAAGGCGGGTCGTGCGCTGGTGGTGCCGCGGGCGAATGCCGAGGAGGCGTGCCTGGCTTCGGGGTTGAAGGTGTTTGCGGTGGATCATTTGCTGGAGGCGGTGGCGCATTTCAATGGGCATACGCCGGTTGAGCCCTATGTATCAGACGGGTTGATGCATGCCAGCAAGCCTTATCCCGACTTGAATGAAGTGCAGGGGCAAGTGGCGGCGAAACGAGCGCTGCTGATTGCTGCTGCGGGCGCCCATAACTTGCTGTTCAGCGGGCCGCCTGGGACGGGTAAGACATTGTTGGCGAGTCGCCTGCCGGGGCTGTTGCCGCCGCTGGCCGAGAGTGAAGCGCTAGAGGTGGCGGCGATTCAGTCGGTCGCCAGTGGCGCGCCGCTGACCCATTGGCCGCAGCGTCCCTTTCGTCAACCGCACCACTCGGCATCCGGGCCAGCGCTGGTGGGTGGCAGTTCGAAACCGCAACCTGGTGAGATTACCCTCGCCCACCATGGCGTGCTGTTTCTCGATGAGCTGCCGGAGTTTGATCGCAAGGTATTGGAGGTTTTACGCGAGCCTTTGGAGTCAGGACATATCGTCATCGCCCGGGCCAAGGATCGCGTGCGCTTTCCGGCGCGATTCCAGCTTGTGGCAGCAATGAACCCCTGCCCCTGTGGATATCTTGGTGAGCCCAGCGGCAAGTGCTCGTGCACACCGGACATGGTGCAGCGCTATCGCAACAAGCTATCGGGGCCGTTGCTGGATCGGATTGATCTGCACCTGACGGTGGCGCGGGAGGCGACGGCGTTGAATCCGGCAATTAAACCCGGCGAGGACAGCGCCAGCGCCGCAGCACTGGTAGCCGAGGCTCGCGAACGACAGCAAAAGCGTCAAGGCTGCGCCAACGCGTTTCTCGATCTGCCAGGACTGAAAAAACACTGCAAGTTATCCACAGTCGATGAGAAATGGCTGGAATCAGCCTGTGAACGGCTGACGTTATCGCTGCGCTCAGCACACCGGCTACTCAAGGTCGCCCGCACTCTGGCAGACCTTGAGCAAGTCGATGCAATCAAACGCGAACACTTGGCCGAGGCGCTGCAATATCGGCCGGCGACACCTTAA
- a CDS encoding aldose 1-epimerase family protein: MTPLKLAVALGAFTAASHAMAWDYVLLDTNKPAQNWSITSEQLGVKTDKPFSVSLRTLHGGRQEGVSIVDIDNGTMKLSVVPTRGMNVLQASVGNVRMGWDSPVKDVVNPAFIELNGRGGLGWLEGFNELVTRCGYEWVGHPGMDNGELLTLHGRAANIPASTVMLHIDEKPPYAISLRGELKEQAFKKVDFSVVTELVTEPGSVRFALNDTLTNNGDYPKEYQALYHSNFSTPFLEQGARFAAPVKQVSPFNDKAKGDLPDWQTYRAPTKDYDETVYNVVPYADAKGETLTVLHNKAGSLGVSVGFNTQQLPVFSLWKNTDTQGQGYVTGLEPGTSFSYNRRYQRPLNLVPTIAPKEHKQFQISYSLLADKGAVDKALKRVTEIQAGRETEVRQTPLVDLTEH, translated from the coding sequence CACAAAACTGGAGCATCACCAGTGAACAGCTCGGTGTGAAAACCGACAAACCCTTCTCCGTAAGCCTGCGTACCTTGCACGGTGGGCGGCAGGAAGGTGTCAGCATCGTTGATATCGATAACGGCACGATGAAACTCTCGGTGGTACCAACCCGAGGCATGAATGTCTTGCAAGCCTCTGTCGGCAATGTGCGCATGGGGTGGGATTCGCCGGTCAAGGACGTGGTCAACCCGGCGTTCATCGAACTCAACGGACGCGGTGGGCTGGGCTGGCTGGAAGGTTTCAACGAGCTGGTGACCCGCTGCGGGTACGAATGGGTCGGCCATCCCGGCATGGACAATGGCGAACTGCTGACCCTGCACGGCCGCGCCGCCAACATCCCGGCCAGTACCGTCATGCTGCACATCGACGAAAAGCCACCGTACGCCATCAGTCTGCGCGGCGAGCTGAAAGAGCAAGCCTTCAAGAAAGTCGACTTTTCGGTGGTCACGGAACTGGTCACCGAGCCTGGCAGCGTGCGCTTTGCACTCAACGATACGCTGACCAACAACGGCGACTATCCGAAGGAATACCAGGCGCTGTATCACAGCAACTTCAGTACGCCGTTCCTCGAGCAAGGCGCACGATTTGCCGCTCCGGTGAAACAGGTGTCGCCGTTCAACGACAAGGCCAAGGGTGATTTGCCAGACTGGCAGACCTACCGCGCACCGACCAAGGACTACGACGAAACCGTCTACAACGTCGTGCCCTATGCCGACGCCAAAGGCGAAACCCTGACTGTTCTGCATAACAAGGCCGGCAGCCTGGGTGTTTCTGTTGGCTTCAATACCCAGCAGTTGCCGGTGTTTTCCCTGTGGAAAAACACTGACACCCAAGGGCAGGGCTATGTCACGGGGCTGGAACCGGGCACCAGTTTTTCTTACAACCGCCGCTATCAGCGTCCGCTGAATCTGGTGCCGACCATCGCACCCAAGGAACACAAACAGTTCCAGATCAGCTACAGCCTGCTCGCGGACAAAGGTGCTGTGGATAAGGCCTTGAAGCGTGTGACCGAGATTCAGGCGGGGCGCGAGACCGAAGTGCGGCAGACGCCGTTGGTGGATCTGACCGAGCATTAA